The Dermacentor silvarum isolate Dsil-2018 chromosome 3, BIME_Dsil_1.4, whole genome shotgun sequence region ttcgcgctccgcttccGAACTTCACACGTCGCGCACGACAGCAAAATTTGCttgagatattcacagcagcgttTGATACCCGCGGACCTTGTTTTTTCACCAAGAGGGGTGGTTCCGGACCTCTTTAAAAAACACCATTACTGCTCGCTGAAAATGACGCATGACCCAGAACGCGAGAACCAGCGCGGTTTCTAGGCATATATTGGGCAGGCCGGGTGCCCGCGCTGCGCTGAGATTCGCGCATATCCTCTTAATCTGCGGGTGCCATTCGGCGTTTGTGAAGGTGCTACGTAAAgcctgtaaataaaaaaaaagttggaccATTGCGAGTCCCGCAGcattgccaagattgcttcaatagTATAGCTACTCATTTATAATAAATTTAGCAAAATTAAAggttcgttgcagttggcctttaagccCGCACAAAGCGAAAACAAAGCGCTCCTATTCTTTCCTTAATGCTAACGTTTTTTTAAATAGCGGCGGTCCGCCTTCGCTGTCGGGACACCACTTCAGCCTCCATAGAACACCAGTGCCCATGTTGTATGACAAGAATAGGTTTAAAGAGTATCCTTGCGTGAACCTTTTTTATGACTCTTTAAGGGAAACTTTTACATCGCTCACACGAAATCTTAAGGATGCAAAACACAAGTAAAATAAAAATCATGGGGAACCCATGCACTAGGGTATATAATGGGTGAATGCAAAGTTTACATGTAGACGCTCGTGTTAATGGTAGGTGCCCTTACGTTATTTAGCGTAGATACTGAATTAAGTTATGCAACTGATATACTGATGTGGTTTATGTGACGATATTGCTTGTGTTAAATGAATACAAGATAATTATTTAAATAGGCTTTTGTATTCCTTGAACGAAGTGAATAATCATTACTGCGTCACATTCGATGATCAACTGTGGCTCCCAATAGATATGTTGGTACACGTATATGTAGTTCTGTGTGACCCTGGAACTATGCGAACCACATTCGTGACGTAAGATCCCGCAACTATACGCAGTTTATTCCTCGCCTAACTCCTCGCTACACGCTAACGTCACAGCTTTATTCTTTCCCTCTCGGAGCCTCAGTTAAGTGAGAGATTCACCGCTTTGCCTATTCGACGATACACCGACGTCACATCCGCAGAAAAaggcgcaaggaaaaaaaaaaaaacgcttaaccttgcactcggccgcgcaacgcttgaaacagcaaagcCGGTGATCGTAGCCCaccattttccggaagtgcgcgcgaacttttcagcttattactcatgatgatgataacttattttcgcgcgtctcggacttacggccgtcactgcgcgttgcatagcgctgCTTGcatgcaacaccgacaccgcgttgaaatgccgacaacgtgttccagcagacctgctccgtgaatgcatctctctctctctctcgctctcatagcgcgcaaaacctcttcacctcacagagcacgagcgtgcgaacgcgtcagctgtggacTAAGATGACGgcgctcgaacacaatcatatggttcgcataaatgcatgctctgcaagcgtgcccgtatagcctagtggttacgacgctcccCTTGGgacgggggtacgcgggctcgaatcccgcctcggcaagaaagtttattttcttttatttcttcatagtttcttgataggaaccacaaattacggctggcttaaacaaatTCGCTGTTAATTAGGTCCAAATGCTCACCTGAGCGATTGTTATATGATAGCATTACCAGGAACGGCCTACCTACGTAACGGATTTTAGTCTCCAGGATCGACCCATGTTATGAACCACAACAAAACCCTTAGTATGACACCTGTATGTACATCGCGCACTCGTGTCATGATCGGCCTACCAAGTGGCTCACCTTTGACCAGCTCGCCTTTGATTGCACAGTCTCCCggatcggcccagtttactcGGCGAGACAAACTACAACACGACAAACAGCGATGAGGTATAGGCAAAGAAGACAATTCGCTTTAAAACGGCAACAAAGCCAAGGACAAGCCGATTTATCCGCAATGTCTTACATTTTCAACTACAGTTCGAGAATAACTACACCGTAGCGCGCATATAGAATGAGTTCGCATAATGCTGCGTGCGTTCAATTCTCCAACGGGACTCACCTGTGCCTTGGTGCACGTCTTCAACACCTCCGTGGCCGCGGCGACGAGTTCTTCGTCTCCGACCAGGCGAGTTTCACCGTATTTGTGGAACATGTAGACGCCGCCCCCAGGTGAGACGGCCTTGACGACGTCCGCTACTTTCTCCGGCCGCACCGATTCTTCGAAGAGTGCTGCCTCTGTGATCATCAGCCTATTGAAGAGCTGCACGGCTTTCTGAAAATCGTTCAAGTTGTTGGCACGCAGGCTGACGCAAACTACCGCTGGGCCGCAGGGCGACGCATCGCACTTGAGGTTGTCTTCGGGGCGCAGGGCTTCTTGGCGACGGAGCTCGGCTTCGACCCGTCCTTGGATGGCCGCGAAGAAAAGGCGGGGAAAGAAGAAAGTTTCTTGGACTAAGGTGTGAACGGTTAGCGGCAGTGTGATCGCAGGACGACCACCCTGAGAGGCAGGGATTGAAATTGGCGCCCCTTTGAGAAGAGCGCACGCGCGCTGTGCCACGACAACGTTTTCGAACGACATCCAGCCTTTGAAAGCATAGTCTGTATTCTTCGGTGTCTTGAGGCTGAGCCTCGGTGTGCCGGGGCCAGCTTCCTTGTCGAAAATTCTCTGCACAGCTTCTTCCAGCGCTCGGAGCTCCATCGAGGTTGTCTCTAGAGAAGGTTCGTGGATGACGCGAACGCTCTTCAGACTTACGGGCAATGAGGAGCGAAGGAACTTTTCCACGGCCGCCTGGCCAACCGTCGGTGAAAAACCCTTCACGTACAGCTGACAAGGCGCATTCTTGTTCCGCTCGCAAATTATCGCGGTGTCGTCGAGCTGTAAACGTAGCGGCAGCGACCCCGCGATTCGGTCCCAAGATGCCTGGTCTGGCAGCTCGGCAAAGGCAATGCCCGTGCATCGGCGTCGTGGCAACGATACCTGGGCGTGGAACGCGGGTCTTCGGTGCTTCTGCTCTTCGCGGTACGCTAGAGCCTGACCCTTAACGGAAACTACCACGACGCCGTCCTGCTTGGAAAGGGAGTCGTAAGCGTCGTCGGCTTCCTTTGACGTCTTGTACGTGACCTGGAAGGCCTTGTCCGTTTTGAGAAACCAGTATTGGACGATATTTCCGAGTTCGTTGACAAGCGTTCGGAAATCAGGAAGCGGGATTTTAATGTCGCCGACCACGATGGTACGGAAGTTTGTCGGTGACAGGATTTCATTCAGTAGGCCTCCGACGCCGATGACCGCCAGAATGGGGTGTGTACTGTAAGGTGAGTCGGGTGGCGTGAGGAGAGCCTCTCTGTCCTTCCTGGCAAGCTTTGCTACCTGATCCGTGACGATGCTCTGAAGGTACTGAAAAGCCTCGATACAGTATTCCTCGGAACCTCTGACGACGATGCACTGAACTGCCGCATCCAGTTCGAGCGACCCTTCCTCGGAATGGCCATCTTTCCGCAGCTTTTCTTCAATTGACTGAAGCGCACGCTGCGTGTTGAACTGCTGGTTCCAGATGAGATTTCCAATAGGGCCGAACCTTTTTTGAATGTGCGGGAGCTTTGACGGTGACAGCGATGTGACAGGTTCAGTCTTGGAATTGTCATCTTTATCCGGAAGCGATGAAAAGTTAAGGAGCTGCAGCTTTCTTGCGCCGGGAATCAGAGAGAACAGGCAGCAGACGACGCTTTTGACTTGCGTAGGCCGGGTTCCAAGCAGCGAGAGCGGTGATACCTGGAGGTTGTTTCCGATTGTAGGGCTGCTGAAGCCCCGTTCTGAGGCCTGGAGCAAGCCTTGCGGAAAAGATTCGGCGAGCAGTTCGGCCATTGTGACTGTTAAGTTATTTTCTTGCTTTGCCGAATCCGTGTTCAAGTTCTTGCCCCTCAAGACGTCGAACTCTGATTGAGTCGCTAGAGTGGTGCTGTGAAGGTGGCTGATGAAGGTCTCGTTAACGCCGTTCACCTCACACCACGTGCTTTTCATTTTCTTGGGCACAGCGAGCCAGTTCTTGTAGAGGTCAATGATGCGGGAGAAGACGCAGTCTCCTTCGGGGCGCTGGGCTTCCCGTTCTGTGCCGTCTTTGTTCAGAGGCCTATAAGCGGCGAGCAGGTTCTCGTAAGCTAGAACGGAGAGCAGCACAGCGTTCATCGAAGAACCTCTGTCAAGTGATCCCAGTATCAATTTCCCTAGTCTTGGTTCCAGGCTGTTTTCGCAAAGCTTTGCACCCAAATCTGTAAGGCGTCCGTTTGAGTCGATCGCCCCGATCTctacgagcgctttcttcgcaGTTTTCACAAAGCCTTTCGGGATTTTTTCAAGATATGCGGGAGTGTTGCTGGTCTGTCGTGCTGAAAGGCGAAGAACGATGTCTTCAATGAACCGTGAGTTCTTTTCGTCGACTGACGGCGAAGAAGCGAACACATCTCGGTTGTACAGGCGATAGCAAGTTCCGTGCAGCCGATTTCCGACCAAAGCCTTCCGTTCGTCGGCTTCTGCTTCGGAGATGTACGCAAGCTGGGCAACTAAAACACCGTTGCGGTAAACGACAGTGCGTGTTAGACCGCTGTCGATGACGCACTGCACTTGAAGCTTTCTAGCGATAGCGTCAGCATATTCCACAGCGAACACTATCCTCCAGCCCCTGAACGATGGCGAACCGAGCGTTGACAGGGACGTGTTTCCAGGAAACAAAACCTCATGGCGAACTGTTCCCTCGAGTTGTCCTGCACCCTTTCGGTACTCCAGCAGTGCATCTGCGTGGAACGCGTCCGCCAGAGAGGGCAAGAAGACTACGATGTCTCCGCCGGATCTGCATTTCTGGCAGAACTCGAGCGTGGCGGCGACACTTGCGGCAACTACGTTCATATTCGTTGGTCGTTCTTTCCAGATGACGTCCACGGGGCACTGAACAAAGGATTTCAGTATGTCCTGGTCACCCAGGCAGAACGCCTGCTGGACAGATGCGCAGGCGTCGCTGTCGCTGCCACACAGCACGAGGCGAACGTGAGACAAAAAGTGCATGCGCAATACTGTCAGGGCGACGCGCTGGTAAGCGCTGTCTTCTTGCAGAGCATCAACGACAATTGCCTGGAAGCCCGCTAACGCTGTCCCGCAGCGCATGAACTCATGGAAGAAACGACGCGCAGTGGTGAAGACAACCGCGGACTGTGGGCTCACCTGCTGTCCGGTAAAGCGCCAGCACTCCACCGCTCCTATCCCGCTCACGTTTGCCGCATGCTTAGCGCACTGCTCGGCGGCGAGGTCACTGGGTTGGATGCTGAGCACACGGAAGCCTTGATCTCGCAGGTACGAAGGCACTTCGAGGCACGACCCAGACCCTGGAGGAGTCACCAGGAAGACGACTTTTCGCTTCTCGAGGCCCTCGAACAACTTGGATTTCACGCTATAAAGTGGAGAGCCACAGAACAGGCGTGCCATTTCTCTCGTCGTAATAGAGTGTGCCTCTTGGGACGATGTCGTGAGCTCACTAAGGCTAGCGGTGAATTCTCTCAACCGAGCCTCATAGCATTCGACCATCTTCTCCAGTGCAAAACGCTCTTCTCTTGCACCTTGATCGTTACCTTTCAGGGAATCGATCTTTTTTCTGACACTTGTAACTAATGTACTGGTATAGGCCATTGCGTCTCGTAGTTTTTCCGAAAAAAGCGACCCTTCCGGCGTGCGCACTGCCTCGCATCTGGGAGTCTTGTCGGACAATATTCCTAAGCAATTGGCGACACCACCTTCACCAGTTACCTGCTTGTGTAGAGTTGCTATGGCTTTTTTGGCCTTGGCCGCGCTGGGGTAAGCGAGGCAAATGACGTCTTTATCCGTTCCAATTTCGAGGCTGAAATCTTGTGGAATGTTCAGTTTGGACAGGAAGCTCTTCCAGTGCTGTAAGTTCCGAGGCTGTTGACGAACAACCAGTCCCACCTTGGTGGGGATAGCCTCCGGTACCATGACGTTTTCTGTCTTTGTTGCTTTTTCGTTATTAGGGAGGCCTCGATCGGCTGGCACGGGAGCTTTTTTCAACTTTGTATCCGAAACGCCACCTGTAACTTGGGCGCTATCTTTCTGACGCGCATCTGCCAACTTCTTGACCGGCAACTTTTGTCTAGAAAGCGCAGATTCTTTGCTGGCCTGATACACGCCAGCGGTGTCTCTGGCACTATTATTTTCGCTCCCCAGAGGTGATTTCTTGGCTAATGGCTTGTGGTGTCCGGTTGGTGCGGACGCCTTGACTTCCTTCGCTGTTTCTAACTTCCCGATGTCCGCAACAAACTCCGCGTAACGGATACTCTGGTTGGCAGTGTCCGTAAGAGACCGCTTTGCCTGGTCGTTGTGGATCAACACGACGTGGATGAGGTTCCTGTATCGGATCTCGTGTATCTCAGCCGCGAAGTCCACGTCGCCCGATATGAGCACGACCTTCGAGCCGGTCAGCTTGTAAGCGTCGGAGAagcgccgcagcgcggagcgcagCTTCTCGTCAGCCGCGTTCTTCTGACCTCCCGGCACGTGGACCACCGTCACGTGAGCCTCGCTAAGCTCTCCCACGACATTGGTCTTCATGCGGGCGATGTCACAAGCGACAAGGAAGTCTGCTTCCCGGTGGCCCTCATAAAACGTCTGGCGCACCTTGCGCACGATGTCGTACGCCGGAACGCCGTTGGGAACCGCGCAGTTCTCGATGTCCCAGAAGACGCTAATCATACCGACCGGAGACGTCGAGTCCAAGACTTTTGGGGCACCCAGAAGCTGTCGCGTTGCGCCGATGCCTGACGGATCGGGCGTCCTGTTGCCGGCAGGCGAGAAGGCATCCGTGAGGTCTTCGAATTCGTCCACCTTCGGTGAGGAGCAGTCGCCTTCGCCCGCGTCTTGCTCGTCCGAGCAGTCCCCGCCATCACCGTCGTAGAACTGACCGTCGTCGAAGCCGTATTCGCTCCTTGCGTCGCCGAAGTCAGAAACACTGAACGCGCAGCTGTCGGACTCGGACACCACGGATGCTTCGTCCTCGGCCGTCATACGGCGCAGTGCTCGCTTGAAAGAGAGCAAATTCTGTCCGGCACTAGGCACCCCGCTTCCTTGTAGACCTTTGTTATAGCTGGGCGGATATGCCTTCGCACCGTTTCGTCCCCTCCAGGGAAAGCGGCCTCTTTGAAAGCGGCCTCGACTACCTCTTGCGTGCCCACCACGGGCTTGATCATGTTGTTTGTTTTGTTGCTTCTGGTGACTGTTGGTACTGTTGCTGCAATTGCAAAGACACGCGTGTGTTAGTTTCGGTGCAGAGCGGTGAAGCGTTTAAGAGCTTTTCGTGCAACTCGAGGATAAGAATTTACACCTTAATCTAATTAACGAATGATGCATGGGCATTTAAAGGGGCGTGTAATGAATTCACCCTGGTCTTTAGCATTCTGTAGGTGTTACAACTAAAGGAAAAATGTAAAAGTCGACTGCTTCACGTACGCTAGCTCTACACGGTATAGGGCTGGATTCTTACGAACGAGTTCATCGCAATGACAAGAGAGGGCTGGTTAAAGAGTGAACAGATATTGAATTTTGTGAATTTACGCAACAATGCAGGAGAGTGACAAATAATACAAATTAAAAACTGAATTATGCAAGCCATACATGGAAGCTTAATCTACAAAAAAAATGCTATGAAACGCTTATGCCACCGTCTAAGCAGAGATGATGTCATGATGTTAGCATAGCATATATATTATTCTAGGTGACTCCTTTTATGAGACGTTAAGGTATTTTACTGTACACGGCTTCCATTAAAAAAGCTGAGATTGGCTAGTTTTGCGATGCTTCAGAGAATATAAACTTTATTGGCATAACTGTGTAGCAGTAAACCTAATGGCTTACCACGAGGATAAGTGTGTGTGGGCTGCAATTTGAGCCAAAAGCAATGCAACGTACACTGAATTTATAGGAAACTACCATtatacaataaagaaaaaaatcgaATCTCTGGATCTATACAATAGACTGGAAACACCTaattatttgaagaatatattcaCTGCATGGGAATAAGCAGTAATCGGAAAGGATCATCAAGCAAAGAAGACTTGAGATGGGTCTTTTTTAGAGGACCACTGACAGCAATATTATTGTTTTTTACATTTATACTTTAACGGGTAGATATCTGTGTCTGATAACCACAAAATTAAACTAAATTATCCAACGTGAGGAACAAATAATAATATCATCGTTGATTATGACCAATTTTAGCGTTATTTCAAAACGCGCGTGGTGCTCGCAATTCATTGGGCATAATGTCCCTGTAGACCTGTAGAGTTGCGCATATTTCTGACATTTTATTCCAAAGCTATGCGGTAAAGGCGGTAAAGGCACTTATCGCGCACGCTTAAATGAaacttgggccggtattttgtagcgatgccttttacGGCGCTAATGGCTTTTGGCGCTTTTCGCGTTGGTGAGAGGCCGCCATCGACGCTCCGCCCGAGGATGAGCGTCTGGCGCCAAATACTATATTAATCCGAAGCATCTTTAGTCTACTTTAGGCGCGGTGAatctgtttgtttgtttatccatccctccatccatccatccatccatccatccatccatccatccatccatccatccatccatccatccatccatccatccacccgtccgtccgtccgtccgtccgtccgtccgtccgtccttttAGCCGTCGTGATGCTTTAGTGGTCGTTGCTTTAAAATATCACTTTCAATGATATGATAATCATGATATGCATGACATGACTGAATTTCATGCCATGAACATGAACGAACAtgaacatgaatgtcatgatctAGTCACCTACGCTGTCGTAATGCCATCGTACTATCTTTAACTGTATGATATCAGGATATGTATGACGTGCATGCAGACATGAGTGGGATTATATTTATGACATAAGTGGCGTGCATAACATTACATtacaagaaaaatgtcacagtttcgccctaagggcgaagcaatgaatgcgatagcaacacagcaatgtcatacgatgtaaggtgagcggctttggtagcaatataaattgtagtaaacatgagctgattaagtaagcaggtgtgctgcggcgtaagtagaccgacatgaagagagactcgatgaccacgagaaggcgcgtgtgaaacggtggtgttgatgagaagcgcttcccgtgggcagcgcgtgcgaagggacacacctgtagcgctgcactgccgatccgggcagcattacatgtgtagcgtgcgttggaaaatgtggcccgactattactaactgaatgaacaagcgtggtgtgagcgcgcacaaacaaacatgaatagatcacactgaatgactggagacaacgactgtcaaaggatggatggatggataaaaactttatttcatctatttaaatgtggttgggcccctatatgtccgggagccccctggccgacatctctaggcaggcccggtccaccagccagagctggtcatccgagcaagtggcccgaagagcggcctcccacgtggaaaaggaagggttgggaataggttgtaccgccatgggcttggagcagctccacaaacagtggaaaagatctgcccggggcgcttggcagctggtacactgtggattattgagaccagggtaaaataaatgtgccagatatGGGGAAATAAGTGCATTGGTCTGGATCTGGCGCCAGATTGAACACTGATGGGGGGTAAGGGAATGGTGAGGGGCAGGTAATTCTCGTCTACctttgtcaaaacgctggcagcaagcgcatatatacgccgcagcggcgaaggcacgtgcggtctatcgcttcaacggaaactgagctgcgaattcacggcgcataaaggtcagaggcgtggggagacaagagacggtgcgggtgagacGAGCGCGGTTTATGTTAGACGATTGCTATGTTTATGTCACTGAAGGTAATAAAAAGTTGGCGTCGCTTGCGTGAAGTTGGCTTCTCTGCAGTATGACGGACCATTTGACGTCATTTTGTACTACGTGATGGCGTTGGCGACTAGCGGCGCGAGCGGAGAAAGGAAAAGGTAGGCTCAACTCTGCATATATACGGAGGCGCTAACTGGACGCACGATGTCGTAGGTTCAAAAACCTGTTGCAGAATCTTGCCACTTGCAGAATATGCTAGTCGTAAGCGTGTTACACCACGTCATTGGTGCCGGTATCATGGTCGTCGTCATCGTTACGTGAGGTCAACGACTTTGTGCTAGTCGAAGTCGCTGCCATAGTGGATGTAGCTAACCATTTTCAGTTTGCCCTGGAACAGCAGCGGGTAGGAAATTGACAGCATGGCAAGCAGCAATGAAGATGAAAACTTGTGCATTGGCCGCCGCAAAATGAAGCGAGTGCATGCAGAGAAAAGAACAAAATGATTCCACAAACTTCGATCGCTTTTCCTTGGTGTCCAACAATTCCGACCGTTGCAAGTGACGTTGACCGACTGTTATCGGTGTCCGGCGTGGGGAAACAAGTTATATGGCTGCCGCGGTGCCATCTCTTTGCTGCGCTAGAGACTGCTGAATCCATCCCAGACAGATATCCCGTCATGCCAATGCGTTAACACTGCTGCTACGCACGCTACAGTTTCGCGTACCTTCTTTCGTACGACGCGTGCCCGTCCGACTTGCTGCATATGAAAATTCTGCACACGTGGGACGGGCGTGCATGCTAGCGAGCAAGCGGCACGCAGGCTCTAGCCAGATCCCTGCATGTACTAAGTATACATAGcctgcacgtgacgtcacgaccaTTCGCCCGTCGAAGAGGCGGCCGTATTGGAGTTACAACTCGTTATGCATGCATGGTTATCGGGCACGAACAGCTACTAGCGCCACTCGCGTTTGTGTCGAAGTTCGCCTCGCCAAACGACCACGAACCCTGCGTCACCGCGTGTAATATCAAATCGGCGCGCGAGAAGCCGTTTTTTCAAGTTTCAAGTCATTAACTGCATACTAAGCAACAGCTTATGGCAGAAAATATAACTAAACTGGTGCTTCGTTCTTTGCAGCGCGCTGTTCCCCCGGCTGTTGAATCGAAGGGTTCTTGGCGATTGTGCGGTTCCGGCTGTGTTCATAATGTTTATTCGTTTCCTTACCAAGAGAAggcagaaaaaagagagaaaaaaaaagagaaagaaaagagggaaACGAGGACTTCATTTGTTCTTGTTTTGCGGCCCGATTTGGTAACATTCAATTCCACTTTCCAAACTTTTTATCATGAGTGGCCGATCCGGGCGATGACCGAAGCATGCTGACTTCCGTGCCCCGTCCGATCCAAATGACGAAGGGCGCAAATAACTGAAGATCAAATGGATAATTAAGAAATAGGTCCAAGGATCCAATCCCAGATCCGAAACGTCGGCGCTGTCGTTCCATCGCAGTGATGTTTCTTCTTCGTTATCGACGTTCTTGTCGGGGTAGTCATCATCGTTATCATCGTCATCGGGCCAGCTGCTGCTGGCCTGACGGCCCGACGGCGAACTCGGTGGCAACTTAAAATATTACTAAGGGTGACCATCCATATTTTTGTCGCAGCAATTATtgcacaacacacacacatatataaaaGCTTCATTATTAGAAATTCTACCCTATAACAGCTGGTCAGAAGCCTTCTTCCTCTTGTTACTAAAAATTAAATTTGATAACAAAGTCGCTCTCAATTCAAACTCCTAATTTTTAATAACGATCTTGGCAAAATGTAGATTTGTGTAATGTTTCTGGTGGTTGGTGTTCTCCGGACGGAGTGCTGTGTAGCTGTACAATGGAAATGCTCCCCGGTTAGTCTGTGACCGTTCCCATTGCCACTGTGAGAAGTCGAAGGTTAGGGACACGACGAGTCGGCAGGTGTATCTTCCTTTCTGGTAATGTCCACTCTCTTTCGCTCTCAGTAGCTCGCACATGTGCTGTTCTTTTGATTCAAACAATGGCGTGCCCCACGGACGTCGACCGCTGACCAGGCTTCGTTGAATTATTTAATATGAAATCGTCTTCAATAGAAACGGCAAGATGCAGAGGTTACGGAGGCTGTCAAGGAAGCAGAGGTGATATAACGCAAAAGGACCCTTAGAAACAAAAGACAATTATGATCGTGTGACAGGATATATGCGACTACAGCGAACTGTCACTTGAGTGAAATTCAAGAAACACAAGGAAATAGTTCACTTGACTGAAAGTTCACTAAACTGAATGTTCACTAGGATATGGAGCAACATAGGGCACAGCAGACATCGAGTAAAAAGTGTAAAATGCAATTCATGGAGTTATGGTTTATGGAGCGTAACAGTTACGTTGCTGCCTATctcactttgaaaaaaaaaatatagtttcCATTTGCACTGGTGCTCTTGAAGCGCAAGAAGTAACAAAGCTGTCCG contains the following coding sequences:
- the LOC119445955 gene encoding uncharacterized protein LOC119445955 isoform X2 — encoded protein: MKGANAPGSRAAHQQSSKHHRGAAHPGGSGGRGANRGGGAQRGENLPHGAGRGGSFQKHKGATSTDLGGSNSTNSHQKQQNKQHDQARGGHARGSRGRFQRGRFPWRGRNGAKAYPPSYNKGLQGSGVPSAGQNLLSFKRALRRMTAEDEASVVSESDSCAFSVSDFGDARSEYGFDDGQFYDGDGGDCSDEQDAGEGDCSSPKVDEFEDLTDAFSPAGNRTPDPSGIGATRQLLGAPKVLDSTSPVGMISVFWDIENCAVPNGVPAYDIVRKVRQTFYEGHREADFLVACDIARMKTNVVGELSEAHVTVVHVPGGQKNAADEKLRSALRRFSDAYKLTGSKVVLISGDVDFAAEIHEIRYRNLIHVVLIHNDQAKRSLTDTANQSIRYAEFVADIGKLETAKEVKASAPTGHHKPLAKKSPLGSENNSARDTAGVYQASKESALSRQKLPVKKLADARQKDSAQVTGGVSDTKLKKAPVPADRGLPNNEKATKTENVMVPEAIPTKVGLVVRQQPRNLQHWKSFLSKLNIPQDFSLEIGTDKDVICLAYPSAAKAKKAIATLHKQVTGEGGVANCLGILSDKTPRCEAVRTPEGSLFSEKLRDAMAYTSTLVTSVRKKIDSLKGNDQGAREERFALEKMVECYEARLREFTASLSELTTSSQEAHSITTREMARLFCGSPLYSVKSKLFEGLEKRKVVFLVTPPGSGSCLEVPSYLRDQGFRVLSIQPSDLAAEQCAKHAANVSGIGAVECWRFTGQQVSPQSAVVFTTARRFFHEFMRCGTALAGFQAIVVDALQEDSAYQRVALTVLRMHFLSHVRLVLCGSDSDACASVQQAFCLGDQDILKSFVQCPVDVIWKERPTNMNVVAASVAATLEFCQKCRSGGDIVVFLPSLADAFHADALLEYRKGAGQLEGTVRHEVLFPGNTSLSTLGSPSFRGWRIVFAVEYADAIARKLQVQCVIDSGLTRTVVYRNGVLVAQLAYISEAEADERKALVGNRLHGTCYRLYNRDVFASSPSVDEKNSRFIEDIVLRLSARQTSNTPAYLEKIPKGFVKTAKKALVEIGAIDSNGRLTDLGAKLCENSLEPRLGKLILGSLDRGSSMNAVLLSVLAYENLLAAYRPLNKDGTEREAQRPEGDCVFSRIIDLYKNWLAVPKKMKSTWCEVNGVNETFISHLHSTTLATQSEFDVLRGKNLNTDSAKQENNLTVTMAELLAESFPQGLLQASERGFSSPTIGNNLQVSPLSLLGTRPTQVKSVVCCLFSLIPGARKLQLLNFSSLPDKDDNSKTEPVTSLSPSKLPHIQKRFGPIGNLIWNQQFNTQRALQSIEEKLRKDGHSEEGSLELDAAVQCIVVRGSEEYCIEAFQYLQSIVTDQVAKLARKDREALLTPPDSPYSTHPILAVIGVGGLLNEILSPTNFRTIVVGDIKIPLPDFRTLVNELGNIVQYWFLKTDKAFQVTYKTSKEADDAYDSLSKQDGVVVVSVKGQALAYREEQKHRRPAFHAQVSLPRRRCTGIAFAELPDQASWDRIAGSLPLRLQLDDTAIICERNKNAPCQLYVKGFSPTVGQAAVEKFLRSSLPVSLKSVRVIHEPSLETTSMELRALEEAVQRIFDKEAGPGTPRLSLKTPKNTDYAFKGWMSFENVVVAQRACALLKGAPISIPASQGGRPAITLPLTVHTLVQETFFFPRLFFAAIQGRVEAELRRQEALRPEDNLKCDASPCGPAVVCVSLRANNLNDFQKAVQLFNRLMITEAALFEESVRPEKVADVVKAVSPGGGVYMFHKYGETRLVGDEELVAAATEVLKTCTKAQGKHKRKKLVLVGEDFSVLRSFVGKFGHDPWELVKECKLDAAQFDANFEAVDVVGLDAAIGRAEQLVSELPRRPVEADSVSTSRSERCPICHEPPRRPQGDEASVNGHRLELCGHWHCGSCLLLALKRAPLPLACFEEDCASPWAMADIVHVAGNDHRLLSDLARRSFESSVAADAIGRWCPCPTPECHFALDTHRDTEAQGVRVLGDVHVCPGCTNAVCFRCRSLYHYGMSCTAFRASMLPNSGTSDKPWLAKDPGKCLTCPSCKTCLERHSGSKVDACLACRRLFCWHCHQSFEDDAEAARGHRTQSCIAAH